The sequence TCTAGAGTAGTTACCATCTGTGTAATGTATAGATAGTGGATACAAGTTAGTATTATTATCATGCAAGCTTGAATGGAAGTTTTCTTTTGACTCttcatcttttctctctttgctCTTTCACAATCCGCCATTGTTAAACCTTCAAGCTTGTTTTCTTACAAGATGGCCCCCAATAATGAATGTTGATGAGATTATATGTAAACGTGTTTCCCCATTGGGGTAGTTATCATCATATAAATCTGATTAGGATAAAACCAAATCTTATCGACTAGCAGATTTGGATCCTAGTCAAATGGTCCAAAGTTCAGGACTCCCTTACCATATCCAGTCAATCAGGACAAATTATAGCAGGATCCGACTCATATTAAATTTAATCCATTAACATGACACTTGGtagaaaaataattcttttCCAGTGCTTAAACCCTGGTAGCTTGCCTAATTTATCCGAATTCCAGCGCATGGAAAACGTTGTCATGTCAGCGTTATGattaatcaaatttataatattttcaagaGATAAACAAgaagtttaatatatatatatatatatatgtagtgtCAATATTAAGAGATAAACAACAAAGGACCATGCCAAGTAAAAAACACATATCCgatatttcaataatttcaatCAAGCCGTgtgtttataaatatattgtaaatattatattGGTCAATCCAAACCTACAATAATATTTAAGGCTATTCTTCCATGGATATTGATCCTATGGGAAGAAGGCATGACTAACCCAACTAATACCTACAGACatagaaaaaattgtaattttttttagagatacaTAGATCTTCATCCCCACAACCACATAAAACAATAAAGTTAGATGTTGTGTGTTGCAAGCTTTGCTAGGGGACCAACTGCGAGTGAATTAACGTATGTGCATGGCTCAGTCTTAGAAGAATCCCAACGCTTATCATTGAAGTTATCGTATCGGTCAGGTCCTCCAACAATGGCACCAGTGAGCTCATTAGGGTTTGGAGAGTCTTTAGTGAACCAATATGTGAAGCTCATGGCACAGTTCACAATTTTATCTGAAGACATCTGGGGGACTGAAGCGCCTCTGTGGTGTGCTTGTACTGGTGGATTTGGCCCGAATCCAACCATGTATGACCTTCCTTTAGGGTTTTCCCCCAGCAAGTAATCCATCTACCATTCATTCAGAGTAGTTAATTAATGTGTAAACAGTTTGTTTGATTAATAATAGAGAAAAAGTCTAATGACAActtatttcataatttgtttaaataaaagtGACGTTAATGGTGAATACACATACAAAGTATTGAGTGTGGATCAACCATTCACGACTTGTCAACTCATGGAATTGTGAAATAAGTTGCATTCATAGTCATTGATTATGGTAAATACCTGTTGCTTAGCGAAAGCCATGAGGCGGGCTGAGTCAAATTGTTTGTCTCCACAAGTGACTTTTTCATTGTATTTGGCAAGCGTATCACCATAGACGCTAAGCAAGAGAGCTGTTCCTGTGACGTACTGAGTGTTGGCCCCATCTCTCAAGTGAATTAAACCACCTGAAAATCATAGTTCGATGTGTGAGATATAAGGGCGAAAAGGAGACATGGTTAGAATTCAAAACCATTTactttgataaaataataaattaacaaaaccATTTTGATAAAGTATTATCAAACTGCACTTTTTGAAACTataacttttacatttttttttttcatagatatTGGTTTCCTAGAAAATACATTGTATGAAATGGCTTCTAATTGGTactaaaacttaaattatttataaattgtgaatttaatcattaaattcttattttaataatgtGAAGCCTTACACACACACAGTACCTGGAGAGATGTAAATTTGATGATAGGGGCTATCAGGAAGGACTGAGCATATAAAACTGTCGGCTTGTTTCTTGAAGGTTTCTAAGCCTTTCTCTCCTTGAAGAAACAACTGCAAAATTTGACAGTGAGCATATGTTAGGTGCCCATAATAGAATCTTTCTAACTGCAAATTTTGTGAAAGAGATGGAAGGTTTGAGAAACCTCTGTGAGAAGGATTTGAGCTCCTGCATATTTGAGGTCCCAGCTAAACTCAGATACAGAAGCACTGATGGACTCTTCTTGTATGTACTTTAGGTACACGGGCCTCTTGGTGGCAAGGAATAGCCAAGTAGCTGCCCACAATAGCTCATCCTGCATTTCAATTCCAGTTAAAACTGTCTAATCACGGACGTGAATACATGCAAAAAgagttttgggtttggttttcttgtattgttgacccaaaaaaaaaagttttggatagaTGAAAAAAGAATTGCAGACCCTACAACATTTTGTTTATAACAAGCCAAATCCTAAAGATTGAATGATTATTCATTTTGTACCATTTGATTTTTGGATGTGTCAGCCTGAGTCACCCCCatatagtttttaatttggaCATTGTTTTTGCATCGAATCTCATATAATCTTTGTTCTCACAGCTTTTGCAATAAAGATTTGAACCATTTTAATATGTGAAAACTCATGAGTCTCATGtgaattatatatacatatatgttaACACTCAATTGTAAATAACTTTATCTAAATCACAGAGTTTCTATTGTGTgcgtatgagagagagagagagagagagagagagagagagagagagagagagagagagagattacatTATAGCCTGAGTAAGAGCAATAGAAGGGGCATTCTCCATCAAAAGATCCCTTGTGTGTTCTGGCCAATTCAAAAAgctacaaagaagaaaaaagaatcacaTTAGAaacatattaaattaataaaacaaatatctgcaataaaattcttttaagtCAACTAAACTTTGTCTTCTTGATATTTGacagaaatagagagagaataaCGGTCCCACAATATTAAATGGTGGTAGAAATAGGTTCAAATACGTACCAATTTGGCTTTGTTGAGTAGACGACGAGAATATACACGATCTTTTTCTCTAAACACAATTGAAGAAGCAGCCATTGCTGCAGCAGTTTCAGCTGCAATCTCAGTTCCAGGCGTGTTCTCATCAATCTTCAACACAGTTCTTGGTGTTTTCATGTTTTCAGGTCGAATCCAACATTGATGATCTTGCACCGGATCTCCCACCTTTGATTGCAATAAACAAACGACCATAATGAGTTATTATATCATAatacaaaacatttttttttttgataaaaaaaaatacgaaCTTCATATGTTGTTTAAGCACATAGTCTCATTATATTGTACATGATATATATTAGCAAAAAGGGTGTCTCACCTGCACATATAATCGTTTCTTTCGGGAACTAGCTTTAATAAAATAATCAGTGCCCCAGCGAATGGCAGAGTGGACATTTTCCGTCTCTCCATTGGCTTGTAGCTCTGATTTGTAAGCAATAGCAGCCCATGCTAGAGTTGTAACTGTGAAAGCCATGGGAAGCCCATACTTCACATTATCTCCTGCATCATAATATCCCCCAACAAGGTCCACCTGCACAACACCaacacattaaaaattaaaaaataaactcgGCTCCAACCTATACCTCTAGAGCAAAAATAATCTTATTATGCATTGATATATCATATTTGTGTTCTCCTTCTCAACATGGATTTCACAGGTATGTGAGATCCACACGTTGTAAGGggatgacaaaaaaataattttattatcataGTACACTTTTCACGTTTTAAATGTGAATATTGTGTGAAATTGTGGACGTATTGTGAACATAGTGTACATTAATGAGTTTGTGAGAAcgattattgaaataaaaatgaaagggaCATAGATTAGAGAGGTATACATTTTCATCCTTTCCATCATCAAGTGCCGAGTCTCCTCTCCAAGATAGCCTAGTATTTGGGGGGAGTTTCCCTGATCTCTGTGCCTCTAGGAAAATAAGTGATTTGGTGAGTGCATccttataattaatattaccATTCACAGCAACCAAAAGTCCTTCAAAGAGAATCAGCCAAGCCAATGTAATGGCAGCTGATGCTGCCTTAGTAGAGGTACCCATAAactcaaaattctaaaaacttccaagacccaaatccaaatcacacacacaaaaacaaaagacgaaaaagaaaaacttagaGACAGAAAATTGTTCAGGGAGAACAGGAGAGGGATCTGGGTAGGGACTCTAATGTGGCGTCAAAGTTAAAACAAGGGAAATAAGCGGTTGTGTTTTCAGTTTGGGAAGTTTCTAATTTGTGTATGGGAACAAAAATGGTTTgtttaattttggtgttttttgttttaagtttgtGATGGCGGGAGGGAATTAAAAGCTGAAAGAGTCGGTTAAAAAAAGAGTCAATATATAGTTGACGGgagaaaaagtggggtttttGAGAGAGGTGAACGTGGGGTTATAGATTACACCGTTTTTCATGTAACCACTGATACCTTTTCTATGTAAAACTTACGGTTCTTAGAGAGTCTGTTACATTGGGTTTGTTTTAATCTTGCGCAGAGCAAAgcaaacatagtaaaaaaactaACAGTAATAATATTAGTAATAAAAGACTATTAGACTTACTAATAATACAAAGGAAATAGcgataataatttatatatgaacaatttttttttttttttaattttcatttagaaTGACGAATATAGAAGTTCTGTTATTAGAACTAAAACAAAGAGTTATAGATTAGAGCAACATCACTTGCGAGAATTCTGTATAACTTGATTTGCTTTGACTGTATTctccaataaaaataatgtagaAAGGTCTGGACTAGAACATTAATAGAAAAGCCTCTTTTAGATACGGAAGAAAATGCAATTAATTTTTGGCCtgaattttctttgtatttcaTTTATGATTCTATTCATAAATCCATGATCGATGATTCCTATGATAAtagaattatttatataatagaGCTATTTACATTACTCAACCACATATATCTTGTCTTCTTTAGAAAACTCCTACTCTTGATTCACTTATGTTTATTaagttatatatttattaaaactttaagaaagtattataaattaagataaaataaatatttacatGAATGAAGAGAAAGACAGAATTGTataagagagaaaggaaagtaatttattaatcttttttataacaaaatcaCCGATTGAAAATTGCAGGCctctttgcttttatttttctaagatAGTattcgattatatatatatattgtggggcccaataatttaagggccaggccca is a genomic window of Quercus lobata isolate SW786 chromosome 2, ValleyOak3.0 Primary Assembly, whole genome shotgun sequence containing:
- the LOC115978129 gene encoding endoglucanase 16, whose protein sequence is MGTSTKAASAAITLAWLILFEGLLVAVNGNINYKDALTKSLIFLEAQRSGKLPPNTRLSWRGDSALDDGKDENVDLVGGYYDAGDNVKYGLPMAFTVTTLAWAAIAYKSELQANGETENVHSAIRWGTDYFIKASSRKKRLYVQVGDPVQDHQCWIRPENMKTPRTVLKIDENTPGTEIAAETAAAMAASSIVFREKDRVYSRRLLNKAKLLFELARTHKGSFDGECPFYCSYSGYNDELLWAATWLFLATKRPVYLKYIQEESISASVSEFSWDLKYAGAQILLTELFLQGEKGLETFKKQADSFICSVLPDSPYHQIYISPGGLIHLRDGANTQYVTGTALLLSVYGDTLAKYNEKVTCGDKQFDSARLMAFAKQQMDYLLGENPKGRSYMVGFGPNPPVQAHHRGASVPQMSSDKIVNCAMSFTYWFTKDSPNPNELTGAIVGGPDRYDNFNDKRWDSSKTEPCTYVNSLAVGPLAKLATHNI